Proteins encoded in a region of the Caballeronia sp. M1242 genome:
- a CDS encoding FAD-binding monooxygenase, whose translation MQFHLDGFRTGDPTIEPAAVAHTADMPEAVDVLIVGSGPAGLVLAAQLSQFPAISTRIVERRSGPLLMGQADGVACRTVEMFDAFGLSDRLLREAYWVNETVFWRPDPDKRGAIKRTGRVQDTETGLSEFPHVIVNQARVQDYLMDVMRRSPRRLEPDYDLELVSVERDERDSEGEHPVRVTLRRTDASRLDELVTVRARYVVGCDGARSRVRAAIGQTLRGDAANHAWGVMDALAVTDFPDIRLKAAIQSASEGNLLIIPREGGYLVRYYVDLGEVTPGNRDAIKQMTVDRIIATAQRILHPYSLDVKEVAWFSVYEVGQRLTDRFDDALAADGTPREPRVFIAGDACHTHSAKAGQGMNVSMQDGFNLGWKLGAVLNGLSDASLLRTYSDERQPVAQELIDFDKEWSAMMAAPPKDPSRPEAGGVDPAELQAYFVRAGRYTAGVATRYRPAMLTGEPIHQALASGFAIGMRFHSSAVLRAADAKPVQLGHAARADGCWRLYAFADAQETALHALCEHLATSPESVLRLVTPEGADPDSVLDLRAVLQRDHRDVRLEDMPRLLLPKKGRYGLVDYEKIFTRDAVTDIFHERGIDRNRGALVVVRPDQFVAHVLPLDAYAELSRFFRPIFPRAFA comes from the coding sequence ATGCAGTTTCATCTTGACGGCTTCCGCACAGGCGACCCGACGATCGAACCCGCCGCCGTCGCGCACACCGCTGACATGCCCGAGGCCGTCGATGTGCTGATTGTCGGCAGCGGCCCGGCAGGTCTTGTGCTCGCGGCTCAACTGTCGCAGTTCCCGGCAATCAGTACGCGTATCGTCGAACGACGTTCCGGGCCGCTTCTCATGGGTCAGGCCGACGGCGTCGCGTGCCGCACCGTCGAGATGTTCGATGCGTTCGGCCTGAGCGACCGCTTGTTGCGCGAAGCCTATTGGGTCAACGAGACCGTCTTCTGGCGGCCCGATCCCGACAAGCGCGGCGCGATCAAGCGTACCGGACGCGTTCAGGACACCGAAACAGGTCTGTCGGAATTCCCGCACGTCATCGTCAATCAGGCGCGAGTGCAGGACTATCTTATGGATGTCATGCGCCGCTCTCCGCGGCGGCTGGAGCCCGACTATGATCTCGAACTCGTGAGCGTCGAGCGCGACGAGCGTGACAGCGAAGGCGAGCATCCGGTGCGCGTCACGTTGCGACGCACCGACGCATCGCGCCTCGACGAGCTCGTCACCGTGCGCGCGCGCTATGTCGTGGGCTGCGACGGCGCCCGCAGCCGCGTGCGCGCCGCCATCGGCCAGACGCTGCGCGGCGACGCGGCCAATCATGCGTGGGGCGTCATGGACGCGCTCGCGGTCACGGATTTTCCGGACATCCGGCTAAAGGCGGCCATCCAGTCCGCAAGCGAAGGCAATCTGCTCATCATTCCGCGCGAAGGCGGCTATCTCGTTCGCTACTACGTCGATCTCGGCGAGGTCACGCCGGGCAACCGCGATGCCATCAAGCAGATGACCGTCGATCGGATCATCGCGACGGCGCAGCGCATCCTGCATCCGTATTCGCTGGACGTGAAGGAGGTCGCGTGGTTTTCCGTGTACGAGGTCGGCCAGCGTCTGACAGACCGGTTCGACGATGCCCTGGCCGCCGACGGCACGCCGCGCGAACCGCGCGTCTTTATCGCGGGGGACGCGTGCCACACGCATAGCGCGAAAGCCGGTCAGGGCATGAACGTTTCGATGCAGGACGGGTTCAATCTCGGCTGGAAGCTTGGCGCGGTGCTGAACGGACTCAGCGATGCGAGTCTCCTGCGCACGTATTCCGACGAGCGCCAGCCCGTTGCGCAGGAACTCATCGACTTCGACAAGGAGTGGTCGGCGATGATGGCCGCGCCGCCCAAGGACCCGAGCCGGCCTGAAGCCGGTGGCGTCGATCCGGCCGAACTACAGGCGTACTTCGTGCGGGCCGGTCGCTATACGGCAGGCGTCGCGACCCGCTACCGGCCGGCCATGCTGACGGGCGAGCCGATTCATCAGGCGCTCGCGAGCGGCTTCGCGATCGGCATGCGCTTTCACTCGTCGGCCGTGCTTCGTGCAGCGGATGCGAAGCCGGTCCAGCTCGGGCACGCCGCGCGCGCCGACGGCTGCTGGCGTCTGTACGCCTTCGCCGACGCACAGGAAACCGCGCTTCATGCGCTGTGTGAACACCTTGCGACGTCGCCGGAATCCGTTCTGCGACTCGTGACGCCGGAAGGCGCCGATCCCGACAGCGTGCTCGACCTGCGCGCGGTGCTGCAGCGCGACCATCGTGACGTGCGACTCGAAGACATGCCGCGATTGCTGCTGCCGAAGAAGGGCCGCTACGGACTCGTCGACTACGAGAAGATATTCACCCGCGACGCCGTGACTGATATCTTCCATGAGCGCGGAATCGACCGCAATCGCGGCGCGCTCGTCGTGGTTCGTCCGGATCAGTTCGTCGCGCACGTCCTGCCACTGGACGCATACGCGGAACTGTCACGCTTCTTCCGGCCGATCTTTCCGCGTGCCTTCGCTTAG
- a CDS encoding MarR family winged helix-turn-helix transcriptional regulator: MPTKPSDRDTLSKYTGSLVRRAQQRHVAVWLAEVSAEITSVQYAALEVLHRTPGVNQRQLGDELDVDRSTIADLVARMVRNGLVERSDDAVDKRSYVLFLTPAGKKQLATLRPRVEEVERILTARLTPRECLELRRLLSAILPTDET; this comes from the coding sequence TTGCCGACTAAACCTAGCGACCGCGATACGCTGTCGAAATATACGGGCAGTCTCGTGCGCCGTGCCCAGCAACGCCATGTCGCTGTGTGGCTCGCCGAGGTTTCCGCTGAGATCACGAGCGTTCAGTACGCGGCGCTCGAAGTGCTGCACAGGACGCCGGGCGTCAATCAGCGGCAACTCGGCGATGAGCTCGACGTGGACCGTTCGACCATCGCCGATCTGGTCGCGCGCATGGTTCGCAATGGCCTTGTCGAGCGCTCGGACGATGCCGTGGACAAGCGCAGCTATGTTCTCTTCCTCACGCCGGCCGGAAAGAAGCAGCTTGCGACGCTGCGTCCGCGCGTCGAGGAAGTCGAGCGCATTCTCACAGCAAGGCTCACGCCGCGCGAATGCCTCGAACTCAGGCGGCTGCTGTCGGCGATTCTGCCGACGGATGAAACGTGA
- a CDS encoding transcriptional regulator: MSRRKTPKPGAIAREALLARYAHIADSITTLFFPYAEVVIHDLSDQTVAYLSNNLSKREIGDDSALEDVDDTARDRLVGPYEKLNWDGRRMRCVSTALFDDAGNAAGVMCINFNIAAFEEMRSTLDLFLRGAGVVAQPVELFKDDWQERINTFLHGWLRERQIALNSLTREHRRELVEALHAQGAFKGKSSANYVAKVLGMGRATVYKHLREMKDSV; this comes from the coding sequence ATGTCACGACGCAAGACGCCGAAGCCCGGTGCCATCGCGCGGGAGGCGCTCCTCGCGCGCTATGCGCACATTGCGGACAGCATCACGACGCTGTTCTTTCCCTATGCGGAAGTCGTCATCCACGATCTGTCAGATCAGACTGTCGCGTATCTGTCGAACAATCTGTCGAAGCGCGAGATCGGCGACGACTCCGCGCTCGAGGATGTCGATGACACCGCGCGCGACCGGCTCGTCGGTCCCTACGAGAAGCTGAACTGGGATGGCCGCCGCATGCGCTGCGTGAGCACGGCGCTGTTCGACGACGCAGGCAACGCCGCCGGCGTGATGTGCATCAACTTCAACATCGCGGCTTTCGAGGAAATGCGTTCGACGCTCGATCTTTTCCTGCGCGGCGCGGGCGTCGTCGCGCAGCCGGTCGAGCTATTCAAAGACGACTGGCAGGAGCGCATCAACACGTTTCTGCACGGCTGGCTGCGCGAGCGGCAGATCGCGCTCAATTCGCTCACGCGCGAACATCGGCGTGAACTTGTCGAGGCGCTGCACGCGCAGGGCGCGTTCAAGGGCAAGAGTTCGGCGAACTACGTGGCCAAAGTGCTCGGCATGGGACGCGCGACCGTGTACAAGCATCTGCGTGAAATGAAAGACAGCGTGTAA
- a CDS encoding ornithine cyclodeaminase family protein — MNSLSETTRDKTPFIVHEDDVRRALPSLNINGALEDMFDALGGGGAVQPPQTLTPFPGGAGDFITYLGALAKHGVFGAKLSPYIVHPGAPIVTAWTALMSMRTGAPLMWCDAALLTTERTAGTTALAVSRLARESSERLAIIGSGSVALAHLRHVAPLRAWSEIRIHSPRLVNDHERADEARALDARVHVAASVAECVRDADVVLLCTSSGTPVLSLDALTKPALITSISTNVARAHEIDPAALNALDVYCDYRQTTPSSAGEMVIAQECHGWSPTMIRGDLADLVRGACPAPSFERSVFFRSIGLGLEDIAIAHALYVHLAKPRAAD, encoded by the coding sequence ATGAATTCGCTGTCCGAAACCACGCGTGATAAGACGCCTTTCATCGTGCACGAAGACGACGTGCGGCGAGCGCTGCCGTCGCTGAACATCAACGGGGCGCTCGAAGACATGTTCGACGCGCTCGGCGGCGGCGGTGCCGTGCAGCCACCGCAGACGCTCACGCCTTTTCCGGGCGGCGCTGGCGATTTCATCACTTATCTCGGCGCGCTCGCGAAACACGGCGTCTTCGGCGCAAAGCTCTCGCCGTATATCGTGCATCCCGGCGCGCCGATCGTCACCGCCTGGACCGCGCTGATGTCGATGCGCACCGGCGCGCCGCTCATGTGGTGCGATGCCGCGCTCCTCACCACCGAGCGCACGGCGGGCACGACGGCGCTCGCGGTCTCGCGGCTCGCGCGCGAGTCGAGCGAGCGTCTCGCGATCATCGGCTCGGGGAGCGTCGCGCTTGCGCATCTGCGGCACGTTGCACCGTTGCGCGCATGGTCGGAGATCCGCATCCATTCGCCGCGCCTGGTGAACGACCACGAACGCGCCGACGAAGCGCGGGCGCTTGACGCACGCGTGCACGTCGCGGCATCGGTCGCCGAGTGCGTGCGCGATGCGGATGTCGTGCTGCTGTGCACGTCGTCGGGTACGCCGGTGCTCTCCCTGGATGCGCTAACCAAGCCCGCGCTCATCACCTCGATCAGCACGAACGTCGCTCGAGCGCACGAGATCGATCCGGCCGCGCTGAATGCGCTCGACGTCTACTGCGACTATCGGCAGACGACGCCGTCGAGCGCGGGCGAAATGGTGATCGCGCAGGAGTGTCACGGCTGGTCGCCCACTATGATTCGCGGCGATCTCGCGGATCTCGTGCGCGGCGCGTGCCCGGCGCCTTCTTTCGAGCGCAGCGTGTTCTTCCGCTCCATTGGCCTCGGCCTCGAAGACATTGCGATCGCGCACGCGCTCTACGTTCATCTCGCGAAGCCGCGCGCCGCGGATTAA
- a CDS encoding ABC transporter substrate-binding protein yields MNWKMICFAGAAGFAFTFGVAHADSQTLRFGVEASYPPFESKTPAGTLEGFDIDIGNAVCERVKMKCVWVENSFDGLIPALQARKFDAINSAMNITAKRKQAIDFTPPVYVMPIQMVAKRGSHLEPTPAGLKDKRVGVLQGSTQEDYVRKHWASAGVQVVTYQSQDQIFADLSAGRLDGAVQEVQTAIDGFLAKPEGKAFDFAGGPLTDPSTLGEGTGIGLRKDDAALKAKVVAALDSLKKDGTLSQLSQKYFKRDIIAK; encoded by the coding sequence ATGAACTGGAAGATGATTTGCTTCGCGGGCGCGGCGGGTTTCGCGTTCACATTCGGCGTGGCGCACGCGGATTCGCAGACCTTGCGCTTCGGGGTCGAGGCGTCGTATCCCCCGTTCGAGAGCAAAACCCCGGCAGGCACGCTCGAAGGCTTCGACATCGACATCGGCAATGCCGTGTGCGAGCGGGTGAAAATGAAGTGCGTGTGGGTGGAGAACAGCTTCGACGGACTAATCCCCGCGCTGCAGGCCCGCAAGTTCGACGCGATCAATTCGGCGATGAACATCACGGCCAAGCGCAAACAGGCCATCGACTTCACGCCGCCCGTCTACGTGATGCCGATCCAGATGGTCGCGAAGCGCGGCTCGCATTTAGAGCCGACGCCCGCAGGCCTGAAGGACAAGCGGGTCGGCGTGCTGCAAGGCTCGACGCAGGAGGACTACGTGCGCAAGCACTGGGCGAGCGCAGGCGTGCAAGTCGTGACGTACCAGAGCCAGGACCAGATTTTCGCGGACCTCTCGGCCGGGCGGCTCGACGGCGCGGTGCAGGAAGTGCAGACCGCGATCGACGGCTTTCTCGCGAAGCCCGAGGGCAAGGCCTTCGATTTCGCGGGCGGCCCGCTGACCGATCCGTCCACGCTTGGCGAAGGCACGGGCATCGGCTTGCGCAAGGACGACGCCGCGTTGAAAGCGAAGGTCGTCGCCGCGCTCGATTCGCTGAAGAAGGACGGAACGCTCAGCCAGCTCTCGCAAAAGTACTTCAAACGCGACATCATCGCGAAATAA
- a CDS encoding FAD-binding oxidoreductase: protein MAHDVIVLGAGIVGVSVALHLQQRGWEVTLVDRRAPGEATSFGNAGLIEASSVVPYAFPRDLRTVFKFAMNRSTALRYDLRSLPAYGPWLARYWWESAPARLAAAARDMLPLIRNSVAEHEKLIARAGLSDLVRPTGWLEAYRSREQFEREASDAERIASEHGLGMKVLDAAALHRLEGSLADGYAGAIHWTDPRSVIDPGALTKGYASLFERQGGRILSGDAATLQRSGSGWRVMTSSGLVEAQAAVIALGVWSEDLARKFGYRIPLVAKRGYHMHYASDGRAALSRPVVDIENGYVVAPMRRGLRLTTGVELASRNRPPSPVQLERAERVARPMFGLGARIDDAPWLGMRPCTPDMRPVIGPADRHPGLWFAFGHAHHGLTLGPVTGRLLSELMDGEAGFTSPHPYRAGRF, encoded by the coding sequence ATGGCTCATGACGTGATCGTGCTCGGCGCGGGTATCGTGGGAGTGAGCGTCGCGCTGCATCTGCAGCAGCGCGGATGGGAGGTGACGCTCGTCGACCGGCGCGCGCCCGGCGAAGCGACGAGCTTCGGCAATGCGGGGCTGATCGAGGCGTCGTCAGTGGTGCCTTATGCGTTTCCGCGAGACCTGCGCACCGTGTTCAAGTTCGCGATGAACCGTTCCACCGCCCTGCGCTACGACCTGCGTTCCCTGCCCGCCTATGGGCCGTGGCTCGCGCGCTACTGGTGGGAGTCGGCGCCGGCGCGTCTCGCCGCCGCCGCGCGCGACATGCTTCCGCTCATCCGCAACAGCGTAGCCGAGCATGAGAAGCTGATCGCGCGCGCAGGTCTCTCCGATCTCGTGCGGCCCACGGGCTGGCTCGAAGCCTATCGTTCGCGCGAGCAGTTCGAGCGCGAGGCGAGCGATGCCGAGCGCATCGCGAGCGAGCACGGCCTGGGCATGAAGGTGCTCGATGCGGCCGCGCTGCATCGGCTGGAGGGTTCGCTCGCAGACGGATACGCGGGCGCCATCCACTGGACCGACCCGCGCAGTGTCATCGACCCTGGCGCGCTGACGAAAGGATATGCGAGCCTGTTCGAGCGCCAGGGCGGACGCATCCTGAGCGGGGACGCCGCGACGCTTCAACGGTCGGGCAGCGGCTGGCGCGTGATGACGTCGAGCGGGCTTGTAGAGGCGCAGGCGGCCGTCATCGCGCTGGGCGTCTGGTCCGAGGATCTCGCGCGCAAGTTCGGCTACCGCATTCCGCTCGTGGCGAAGCGCGGCTATCACATGCACTACGCGAGCGACGGCCGCGCGGCCCTATCCCGGCCCGTCGTCGATATCGAAAACGGCTATGTGGTCGCGCCAATGCGGCGCGGGCTGAGACTCACGACCGGCGTCGAACTCGCGTCCCGCAATAGGCCGCCGAGTCCAGTGCAACTCGAACGAGCAGAGCGCGTTGCGCGTCCGATGTTCGGCCTCGGGGCGCGCATCGACGACGCGCCGTGGCTCGGGATGCGACCCTGCACGCCGGATATGCGGCCGGTGATCGGACCGGCGGACCGTCATCCCGGTCTCTGGTTTGCGTTCGGACATGCCCATCACGGACTGACGCTCGGGCCAGTGACGGGCAGGCTGCTGAGCGAGTTGATGGACGGAGAAGCGGGCTTCACCAGTCCACATCCCTACCGCGCGGGGAGGTTCTAG
- a CDS encoding zinc-binding alcohol dehydrogenase family protein, with translation MKAAILNTLGKPLAIEDIADPSLGTGEVIVDVVAAPVLSYAREVFSGERRYAIELPIVPGCGAIGRVRAFGPDATHLRTGDWVFCDPTVRSRDDALTPDITLQGWSARGDGGLRLARHFHHGPFAAQMRVPTENAIRIGDIGPDDAAKWCALNTMLVPYGGLLASNLQAGETLLVSGATGNFGSACVAVALAMGVRCVVAPGRNKGVLADLQRRFGERIRTVELTGNEDDDRERMRAAAGAPIDCVMDLLPPSATTRTVRAAVMAVRPYGRVVLMGGVGMLGGDGLDLPYPWIMRNDITVRGKWMYPPEAVTLMTGLIRGGLLDLGLFDVTSFKLDDVNEAIAHAAANGGPFRMTVVHP, from the coding sequence ATGAAAGCAGCGATTCTGAATACGCTCGGCAAACCGCTTGCGATCGAAGATATAGCAGACCCTTCGTTGGGCACCGGCGAAGTGATCGTCGACGTCGTTGCCGCACCAGTACTGTCGTATGCGCGAGAAGTATTCAGCGGCGAGCGCCGCTACGCGATCGAATTACCCATCGTGCCAGGCTGCGGGGCTATCGGTCGGGTGCGCGCGTTCGGGCCCGACGCCACGCATCTGAGAACAGGCGACTGGGTATTCTGCGATCCGACGGTTCGTTCACGCGACGACGCGCTCACACCCGACATTACATTGCAGGGCTGGAGTGCCCGCGGCGATGGGGGCCTGCGCCTCGCGCGACATTTCCATCACGGCCCGTTTGCTGCACAAATGCGCGTGCCGACTGAGAACGCCATTCGCATCGGTGACATCGGTCCCGACGATGCCGCGAAGTGGTGCGCGCTCAACACCATGCTGGTTCCGTATGGCGGGCTTCTTGCGTCAAACTTGCAGGCTGGCGAGACATTGCTTGTGAGCGGCGCGACTGGGAACTTCGGCAGTGCGTGCGTCGCCGTTGCCCTCGCAATGGGTGTGCGCTGCGTGGTCGCGCCGGGCCGCAATAAAGGCGTGCTCGCAGATCTGCAAAGGCGGTTCGGGGAACGCATCCGTACAGTGGAGCTAACCGGCAACGAGGACGACGATCGCGAACGGATGCGTGCGGCTGCCGGAGCCCCTATCGACTGCGTCATGGACCTGCTGCCGCCATCTGCGACCACGAGGACGGTGCGCGCGGCGGTGATGGCCGTGCGGCCCTACGGACGTGTTGTGTTGATGGGCGGCGTCGGCATGCTCGGGGGCGACGGCCTCGACTTGCCTTATCCTTGGATCATGCGCAATGACATCACCGTGCGGGGCAAATGGATGTATCCGCCGGAAGCGGTCACGCTTATGACCGGCCTCATTCGCGGCGGTCTGCTCGATCTCGGTCTCTTCGACGTGACGTCATTCAAGCTCGACGATGTGAACGAAGCCATCGCTCATGCTGCGGCGAATGGCGGCCCGTTCAGGATGACGGTCGTCCATCCATAG
- a CDS encoding helix-turn-helix transcriptional regulator, giving the protein MTKVSRSEFGDFLRSRREKLSPESVGLNNGGRRRRTPGLRREEVAELAGIGVDWYVRLEQGRTVSPSDTTLDALARALRLGKVEAAHLRALARSGDQQPFTRESVPAPIANLIATLELPAYVTGRRWDLLAWNAAAADLLGFDRLAEADRNILVFMFIEPDSRRLFGATWTSEARRMIALFRATHDLYADDPAFVELVERLRAHSAEFAKWWNAHDVRGGASGQKVLTHPERGAQRYDYASFQANDDPALKLAIYTPA; this is encoded by the coding sequence GTGACAAAAGTGAGCCGAAGCGAGTTTGGCGATTTCCTGCGCTCACGGCGCGAGAAGCTGAGTCCCGAGTCCGTCGGACTCAATAACGGCGGTCGGCGGCGTCGCACGCCCGGTTTGCGTCGCGAAGAGGTCGCGGAACTCGCGGGCATCGGCGTTGACTGGTATGTGCGGCTCGAGCAGGGCCGCACGGTGAGCCCGTCCGATACCACGCTCGACGCGCTGGCTCGCGCGTTACGGCTCGGCAAAGTCGAGGCGGCGCATCTGCGCGCACTGGCACGCAGCGGCGATCAGCAACCCTTCACTCGCGAGAGCGTGCCGGCACCCATCGCGAATCTGATCGCGACACTCGAGCTTCCCGCGTATGTCACAGGCAGGCGTTGGGATCTGCTAGCCTGGAATGCTGCGGCGGCCGATCTGCTCGGCTTCGACCGTCTCGCCGAAGCGGATCGCAACATTCTGGTGTTCATGTTCATCGAACCGGATTCGCGACGGCTATTCGGCGCGACCTGGACCAGCGAGGCGCGTCGCATGATCGCGTTGTTTCGCGCGACGCATGATCTCTATGCTGACGATCCGGCCTTTGTCGAACTGGTCGAAAGACTGCGCGCGCACAGCGCCGAGTTCGCGAAATGGTGGAACGCGCACGATGTTCGAGGGGGCGCGTCCGGGCAGAAGGTGCTGACCCATCCTGAGCGCGGCGCGCAACGCTACGACTACGCGAGCTTTCAGGCGAACGACGACCCTGCGTTGAAACTTGCGATCTATACGCCCGCGTGA